Below is a window of Chiroxiphia lanceolata isolate bChiLan1 chromosome 9, bChiLan1.pri, whole genome shotgun sequence DNA.
ATGTGAATCATGTTCCTGTGATTTGTTGGTTTACTGTTTCTCATTCACATTTGTAGATATTGTGACCTATGCCTATATAATAAAAAGGATCTCATTACTATAACGTACTTTTTTAATGATGAAAACAACATTAGCTTTGTATGGAGTTTGTCATGGCACATAACTCTGGATACTCATCCCTTCACGAAATACAAATCCATCATTAAACTTTatctaccaaaaaaacctctctgcCACTTAAGCTTTGATTACTTCCATCCCTAATGTTTTTATGGATGCATGAAAGTATTAGGACGTATGTATATCAAAATagttaactaaaaaaaaagttcttgtCATATCTGGTAGTGACAGAGGTTATCAATGTTCAGGTTTACTGTTTGACTCAATTATTGTAATTTTTGTAAATACAGTATATACTCAATGAAATTGTGACTGGTCTAAAACATTTGTACATACATTAAAGAGCTCAAATTAACATACGTAGGGTATGTTTTGTGCTTGTGACCAGCCCAAAAGGTTAAAGTCCTACAATAGCTCCTGTGTAAGGGGTGGTGTGCCCTGGACAGGGGCAGTATTGCTGCTGTAAGTGGTCATTAATGCCTGTGGTTATCCATAGGTTGGCATTCCAGGTGCTTTTCCCAATTTAAGATGTTTTGGAAACAACTTATCATTGCTGTACTTATGCTACTGTGCTTCAGAGACCCATAGTCAGGCAAGTCAGCAACCCCAAAATTTTCACTTGAAGCATTCAGATGCTTAAGCCTGCTTTAATTAGCCTTCTTGAttcaaaactatttaaaattaataatgaaaaatgggaaaaaaatctgtatcagAGAGATATGAAACGAGAAGAAataagagggagagaggggaggtaTCTGAAGAAAAGGTCTCTGGGGAGGGGTATCCAAAGGGCTGTCCAAAATCTCCCTCAAAAAGACTGTTCTTGGATCAAAGGACTGTTCTTGGGGCAAAAATGTTGTTCTAGGATCAAACCGGCTGTTCTCAGGCCAAAAAGATCAGTCTTGAGGCAAAGATTGGGTAGCTCTTGGGACAAAAAGGCTCTTATTGGGTCAAAAAGGCCGTTCCTGGGGCCAAAAGGCAGCTCTTGGGTAAAAAATGTGGGGTCGAAAGTGGTATTTCAAAAATCTAAggcttgaaaaatatttctttaaaaaaaaatgcgTGCCCTTCTCGGTGTGGATTAGCAGAAGGGATGATGCAGACCCTGAGAAGGCAGTGCATGAGATAAACGGGCGCCCCGGCccattttttggggtgaaaaCGGGGTTTCAGGAGTACCCTGCAAAACGGCAGCGACTGAAGGGCGGGGACTTTTGTATTCAGACCGcggctgtgcacacacatacatgcattTATCACgtacatatatacatttattacACACCATACATAAAATAAACACGTATATTCGTACGGGCATCCACCCGAACCCCCTCACAGGGGCCGCTCCCTCAGCAGACCCCGCCCCTTGCCGCGAGGGCGGGAACCTCTTGCCCCGCCCCTCCGCCTTGTTAACGCGGGCGGTCACGTGACGGGGGCGTGGCCAGAAGGCGGAAGTCACCTGAGGAGGCCGGACATGGCGGGCGTCAAAGGTACCGAGAGTTTCTTCCCTACCTCCTTCCCAAGGCTTCCCGCTCAGGGAGCGTCCAGGCATCGCCTCAGCGCGGGAGGTGGCGGCCGGGAATGCGGGAAGGGATGCCCGGCCCCCGGGGCGGCGGTTCCCGGTCCCCTGTGAGGTGGTACCCGGTCCCGCGGGAGGGATGCCCGTCCCCGCTGAGGTGGTACCCGGTCCCCGGGGGGAAGATGCCCGGTCCCGGGGGGGGGATGCCCGGCCGCCGCCTCACCGCCCGCCCTGTGCCGTTGCAGCTCTCGTGGCCCTGTCCTTCAGCGGAGCCATCGGGCTGACGTTCCTCATGCTGGGCTGCGCCCTGGAGTACTACGGGTGAGCGGGCCGGCTGACTTCCCACAAAGTTTCTCCTGCTTCAAATCTATTAATTGCGATGTTATTCTCGTTTAATCGAGCTGTTTGGCTCTTCCAGCAGTCCGCCACTTCCTGGCTCTTGACACGTGGCGGTTTGTTGTAATTAAAGGCCACTTCCTTAGCCGATATTTgcacttccattaaaaaaaaccaaaattactgcagacagctctgtgctgtctcTGGAAACGCCGTGCCAGGTTGCTAAACAGCGATTTTTAACCTCGCACAGTCCTTTCCCTTAACTTCCTGTTTCTTTAAACCACCCTCCCACAAGGCTCCAGTTGGGATGTCCCCGCCCATgaaggttggaactagatgtgCTTTTGagtcttttccagcccaaactgttctagaattctgtgattctgtgtctgTAACACTTGAAAACGCAGAGGAGGCTCCTGAGAGCCCTGACACAGAGATGGGAGTGCCGGGGTGTGCCTTCAGCCAGCTGGGTTATCCCTCTAATTTGAGAAAGCTGCTCCTATCCTGCTCACGttcctcttccctctgtggTGAGACTTGAATCAGCAGAGTGATGcaaatgtaaaacaaattaaCACTTGGTCGTGTGGCAGGGGTGGTTTCTGCTCTGTGAGTTCTTGTGCCAGGGAAAGTGAGGTGGGATTGCCACTTTTTGGGTGAAGTCTTGTGGGCGATCCCCTTTTCAAACTATAAAGTGGGATTAGAGCTATTGCAATAATTTTTCTGACTGAAGCATCCATTTAACTGATTatacatttcctttttcccccttcccagtgTCTACTGGCCTCTGTTTGTGCTGATATTTTACTTCATCTGCCCCATTCCCCACTTCATTGCCAGAAGAGTGAGTGATGACAGTGatgctgccagcagtgcctgcagagaACTGGCCTATTTCTTCACCACAGGAATTGTTGTCTCAGCTTTTGGATTTCCAATAATCCTTGCACGGGTTGAAGCAGTAAGTTCttgctaatttttatttttagacacCAGTTGCTGAGAATAATCTTTAAACGCGCTGTTGCTGCCTGTAAATCCtgtctttaattttattatttgatgtCTCCAGATGAAAACAATCTGCTGAAGTtgtgtcagtgctgctttttgaCCTGAATGAAGGACTTGCATGACTGAAaattttttagctgtttttctttcccctggaTTTGTTTTGGTCTAATACAAGATAACATCTCCTCTTCCATCTCATGCCTTTGTATCTCATGACCCTTTGCACCAGCttccttatttttatcttgGAATGTCTGCTTTCTCCATTAAGGATGCTGAAAACTTGGTGACTGGAGTCCATTGTCAGTTAAAAGATAAAAGGCCAAACTTCCAGAACTGCCCTTCCtagttttcaaagcatttccCAAGCTCTTGCTTTGTGCCCTCAGAGTCTGAGGAAACTCaactccttttctctttgctttctgagCTGCTCTTCAGGGTTGAGATTTTTGTCACATTTATTTGCCAGGCAAAGAATTCCTTTGTCCCATCTCCCGAACTACCCAGTGacttttttgttgtgttgtttttccccttcagtCTATGAGTTTTTCTTGAAACTTGTACTCTGagtttgagtttatttttaatgtccaATTTCCCCGACACTTTTGAAATCGGGGATCTGGCAGTAGGAGCTGCCAGATAGAAGCAGAATGACCACGAGAGGGAACTCTAATTCACAGCTGGACCTTTTAGTGTTAAATGTTGCTTATTTGAGTAAAATCAGTTGGACAAATTGTTAAAAGAAAGGCTATTTACTTTTaagaccatttttttttaatgctcgTTAGTTATTTGAAAGGAAATCTTTTATTGCATGGCAATTAAAGGAGAGCACTAATTTCATAACATTTCTCTCTGATTTAGGTATGTTTTAATGATCTCTATGGCAagtggttttttgttattattttaaaaattattttagttattttactttattatatttgtgtttttatattatttatattatgtatagattatttatattatttatatatctgtattattttcattattattttattatttttattttgttcttcatcATAGCATTATCCTGTTGAAGTGTTGTATTAGCAGTATGAGTGGCTGCTAATTGAATAATTAGCCACAtaaattgaattatttattatttgcctttttctgtatGCTTTTAGCACCTTCCTGTAGTATTTTTAGTTTCTCTAATGCATAGAAATATCTGCCCTGGACTTTGATTTGCTTTGATTGTTCCATTTCCTTGCATTTCAGATCAAATGGGGAGCCTGTGGCCTGGTGCTGGCTGGCAATGCAGTCATTTTCCTTACTATTTTAGgctttttccttgtgtttggGAGAGGAGATGACTTTAGCTGGGAGCAGTGGTAGGACTTCACTCTGGTGCTGGTAATATTTGCTATTTTACAGCCTTTCTTACCATACTCTGTGTATATGTATAGATATTATAACATGTGGTGCATAAACACGTAGCTTTATCAGTCCATAATGTGCTTTTTTATGATGCACTTCAGCCAAAGGGACAGTGGTGACAGTTGGCTTAAAGTATTCAGTCAAATCTGGAATTACTATCGCAAATTTGTCCTCTAAGTTTACAAAACAAGGAGTTTTCCCCGTTTTTTCACTATCAGTGCATTAACTTTTGGGTTAATTGGTATTAACTGATATCACATTGATACATGTGGCATTGGTCAACATTCCTGTTGGGTTTTGAACCATGTAATCAAAGTAGAACAGTATAAAGATTATCCTAATTGATATTGTTTAACTCGATCAATCTTTCTGCCTTGATTAGGGATGagttaatatttaatttcatctgATGGATtgtaattttattgtttttttctcttgataacattaaaagaaacataagTTATGCCAACTCTCTTACTACCtaatgaaagcagaaggaaataacCCTGGttaaaaatccttctttccatttatgatgtttatttaaaagatacttTTCTCCCCACCAAGATACTCTGTGTCCCTATTCAGCTTAACAAATGGGGATATATTTGAGGAATAATATATTTTAGTACTCAGAGCTGACATTACTTCTCTTATGAAGGTTCACGAAAGGAGAAACTGCTCTCAGGACACTTAAAATTACAATCTTGTGttcagttctttatttttatgtgtgaAATGCCTGAATTGCAAGGAATTGAGTGTTCTGAGTAGGAGTTCTTctcattgcttttaaaacagaCTTATTCAATTACtgtttttttgtctgtaaaagATGATTGTTACATAAAACACTATATTTTCAAATAGCTTTATGCTGATAAAGAGTCACATCATCACACTTAGAAAAGTAAGTTTTATTACTGTAGTTTTGTGAGAATAGATTTTGATACAATCCAGAGCAAAGGTTCAAAATGGATGGATTTTCTGTGAACACTCAGATACTGGGGACAGAAATCATTCTGTGGTCCAAGTACTGGAATATGGCTCAAGTAGGAATGGAAAATCAGGTTTCAGGAAGGTTAATTCcatgttttaaattgaaatatcAGCTGTGTGTGAGGGGAACAGTTCAGTGCTGGGGAATGCTGGGTTTTATAGTGAAGGGTGTCCAGGCTGTTGTTCTGGTAAAAGAAGAATTAACATGAAAGGACAGTTTCTCCTGGATGTTAATGGTACATTGGAGATAGAGCAGGATATACTTGTCCAGATGTATCTTAGTGTCTTCTTCCTGGCTCTAGATGAAATCTGCTGGACCCTACTCCCATGGGAATTATTTGGCCTAATTAAAAGCCAAGTTCTTTGGAGTAAACATCATTTCCATGTCTAAGCCctgctttgatttttgaagaagttacctttttttcctataaattgGCATTTTTTACTCAAATGAATAAAGTGAAACAGCAACAGTAATACCCAATTTAAGTGCCTGATCCTATAAATGCCCAATGCCATTGCTAACAATTCTATTTAACTCCTGGTGGATTAGAGTTGAACTGTGGAGTGGTTTTACTCCTTAGCATTTACCTACCAAAGGCTGCAAAACTACTCAATTACTAAGTTTTGCTTTCACAGTGGGGGGGAAAACCAGCTGAgatgattttttctttcaattagAGAATGATTATTTGTGGAATGTGTTGTAGATGTCTTAAATATCAGTGTGCtggtggcacagggggacacaggaAGGAAACAGGGACAATCTAAACTGAACAGGAGGAGCAGAAtgtgcagctctgaggagaaaTTGCTTTTTGCCAAATTATCCTGCTGTACTGTATTCCCTTGGTCTGGCTGAGGTTGGTGGGGACCTCATGAAACAGCAGGTGAATGTTGAATGCAGAAGGccattgctttttatttttattttttttgaaacagttaCATGCACTAATCCTTAATGTGAACTTCATGCAGTTTTCACATGGACTTCTTACATTTAActcttaaaattgtttttatcagTGTTTAAATCATGGAAATCTTCCTTGGCCTCTGTAAAAGTAAATTTGCTTGAATCAAATAgggtaaaaaaattatttcattgctttttttttttaaccagaacTTCACTCACTCACCCAACCCTGGTGCTCTGCTGGTCTGTACTGGGCATACTGTCACCATCCTCCAGTAGCAATTTACTGTGGTTTCTCTGAAATTGTTTTCCTATATGGAAGTGAATACTATGTATCCAAAGTGCCTTAATTTCCATACTGTGCCGATTTTTTTGTGAATGCATAGACATGGCTATATCACTGTGTTTCATAATGAGCTGAAAATCTGTGGCTGCATTTTGTAAAGCTTCCTTGTCCTCTAATCCTGTTTCCTGTAACTGGGAATGCAGTGCAGCTTTTGGAACTTTTGTAAACACTGTTTTTATCTTCTGTGATTGCCACGTTCTTGAGATCATGAAGTATTAAAACATGgacattaaaatacattctacttttctttttgagttGTCTAATAAAACTGACTTTTCGAGTTGTCTAATAAACATATCTGATGCTTAAGTATTTGTCTGTCTTAAATTTCAAGAGGCgagaagaaagataaaatgtatCCAGTGGTGCTTTCCTGATGGTATAAATGACAAATTTCAGAAGCCATGAAGGTGGAATTACTGTAGGATGTGTTGTAGAGGCTCTATTTAAATATGCAGGTAAATGATCATCACTTATCTCTTAGTACATGGTAAATCtgtgagttttttaaaaaccttcCATAAAAAAGATGGGATGCAAGGTAGTACTTGACCTCTTCCACTTTCCAGTCTGGACCCTGCCAGCACTGGTATGCAGAGATGCAGAGGGCATCAAAGCTCTCTTTCATTTCCAGGTCAGTTCTCCTGTAATTAAGGTGGTGAATGTATTAAATTGGGTGATTTTGATCCCACCAGAGCTTGTGAAGGTGGAACCTGCTCAGTTTTTCATCAGTTTCTGAGGTCCCCACCATCAGGAGAAGGTTGAGTGTCTGTTCTCAGTAGCTGGAGCTTTCTGTTCCCAGCAGTACCTCGAGCATCCAGGCTTTGGAGAAGGTGAGTGTATTGTTTTTTGCATCAGTGAGCTGCTGGATTGGTCCTGGTTTGGAAAAGGAATGTTTGGGAATACTGTTCTGAACTGCCCAGCTCAGTTTGGCACAGAGAGTCACTTCAGGCTCTAGGCTTAGTTCCTGAGCTCCCTTATTTAACCTGCTGCTGGATTTGTGAGTATTATCTTTGTGGTGtaacttttatttcctgtctCTCCCACCCTTGTTGTAGCTGCTTGGTTTTGTACTTAACAGAGATGTTTATTGAAAACATGTTtagctgaaggggaaaaaacctgtatAAGAGGGTGCTGGTCAGGCTGGCACTGGTTTTGAAGGCTCTTCATTCCTCTAAGAAAGCTGGTAACCTTCCTAACTAGTTGTTATGACCTCAGGTAACTTCCTAAACCCTTTAAACAGACTTCAATCCCATAAAATGAATGTAAACTCATTAATACCCAGGAGTTACCCAAACAAACTGTCCTGGTAAACCACATATCAAATTGTATTGTTAAACTGACAATGAT
It encodes the following:
- the LEPROT gene encoding leptin receptor gene-related protein; protein product: MAGVKALVALSFSGAIGLTFLMLGCALEYYGVYWPLFVLIFYFICPIPHFIARRVSDDSDAASSACRELAYFFTTGIVVSAFGFPIILARVEAIKWGACGLVLAGNAVIFLTILGFFLVFGRGDDFSWEQW